A single region of the Cronobacter condimenti 1330 genome encodes:
- the smrA gene encoding DNA endonuclease SmrA, translating into MNPDDKSLFLDAMEDVKPLKNADTAPWMKPKIDRTAARIDTLQLDNPLTTGFLDLIPLDKPLEFRREGLQQGVLDKLRLGKYTQQASLNLLRQPVEQCRQMLFAFVHQAKHDGLRNLLIIHGKGREENAHANVIRSYLARWLTELDDVQAFCTALTHHGGNGACYVALKKSAEAKLENWERHAKRSR; encoded by the coding sequence GTGAACCCTGACGACAAATCACTCTTTCTTGACGCCATGGAAGATGTCAAACCCCTGAAGAACGCCGACACGGCGCCGTGGATGAAACCCAAAATTGACCGCACAGCCGCGCGCATTGACACCCTCCAGCTTGATAACCCGCTGACAACGGGGTTTTTGGATCTTATCCCGCTCGACAAGCCGCTGGAATTCCGCCGTGAAGGGCTACAGCAGGGCGTGCTGGATAAACTGCGACTTGGCAAATATACCCAGCAGGCAAGCCTTAACCTGTTGCGCCAGCCGGTCGAGCAGTGCCGCCAGATGCTGTTCGCCTTTGTGCACCAGGCAAAGCACGACGGACTACGTAATTTGCTCATCATTCATGGCAAAGGGCGGGAGGAAAACGCTCACGCCAACGTTATTCGCAGCTATCTTGCGCGCTGGCTCACCGAGCTTGATGACGTTCAGGCGTTTTGTACCGCGCTTACCCACCACGGCGGCAACGGCGCCTGTTATGTTGCGCTGAAAAAATCTGCCGAGGCGAAACTGGAAAACTGGGAACGCCACGCCAAACGCAGCCGTTAG
- a CDS encoding carbohydrate porin, protein MKKMMVLPCVLSLLAPCAMAEMKVNTPQGDLKFYGDVEFNVDAASRTGHLTSIRTSDDKDWKPGDHEKWDVNGRILLGVDGYREKNGNFAGFTVQPLADLSGHTNLDDAAFYFGQPQAWKIKVGRFEAYDMFPLNQDTFIQYSGNTANDIYGDGFGYVYMMKEGRGRSSNGGAVQFSGEYGNWYFELNNMVKDGTTLFAEDAYHGNALENKKNVIYMRPVIAWRDDHVSAAVAMETNVVSNAYGYNDAQGRFQDQSDRTGYGATFTWNSLKNNPDDGTVININTAYMDATDETDFSAGANVLWRHLELGYIYAHNNIDEFNVSSIGEEDGQLKYPGKYDIHTVHLSYGFTNVMDMDNFNIYLGAYWSQLSLKDSEYDNEGDKDRYGARVRFKYFF, encoded by the coding sequence ATGAAAAAGATGATGGTACTGCCCTGTGTCTTAAGTCTGCTGGCGCCTTGTGCAATGGCGGAAATGAAAGTCAATACGCCGCAGGGCGATCTTAAATTCTACGGCGATGTGGAATTTAACGTGGATGCGGCAAGCCGCACCGGGCACCTCACCTCAATTCGCACGTCAGATGATAAAGACTGGAAGCCAGGCGACCACGAAAAGTGGGACGTGAATGGCCGTATTCTGCTGGGCGTTGACGGTTACCGTGAGAAAAACGGCAACTTTGCAGGTTTTACGGTGCAGCCGCTGGCAGATCTCTCCGGCCACACCAATCTGGATGACGCGGCGTTTTACTTCGGCCAGCCGCAGGCATGGAAGATTAAGGTGGGCCGTTTTGAAGCCTACGACATGTTCCCGCTCAACCAGGACACCTTCATTCAGTACTCCGGCAACACCGCGAACGATATTTACGGCGACGGGTTTGGTTACGTCTACATGATGAAAGAAGGCCGCGGGCGCAGCAGTAACGGCGGCGCGGTGCAGTTCAGCGGCGAATACGGCAACTGGTATTTCGAGCTGAATAATATGGTTAAAGACGGCACCACGCTGTTTGCCGAGGATGCATACCACGGCAACGCGCTGGAAAATAAAAAGAACGTTATCTATATGCGCCCGGTGATCGCGTGGCGCGATGACCATGTTTCCGCCGCCGTGGCGATGGAAACCAACGTCGTGAGCAATGCCTATGGTTATAACGACGCACAGGGACGCTTTCAGGATCAGTCAGACCGCACCGGCTATGGCGCAACCTTTACCTGGAATAGCCTGAAGAACAATCCGGATGACGGCACGGTGATTAACATCAATACCGCCTATATGGATGCAACCGATGAAACCGACTTCAGCGCCGGTGCTAACGTGCTGTGGCGCCATCTGGAGCTTGGGTATATCTACGCCCATAACAATATTGATGAGTTTAATGTGTCGAGCATAGGAGAAGAGGACGGCCAGCTGAAATACCCGGGTAAATATGACATTCACACAGTGCATCTCTCTTACGGGTTCACCAACGTGATGGATATGGATAACTTTAATATCTACCTTGGCGCGTACTGGTCACAACTGTCGCTGAAAGACAGCGAGTACGACAACGAGGGTGATAAAGACCGCTACGGCGCGCGCGTGCGCTTTAAATATTTCTTCTGA
- a CDS encoding Cof-type HAD-IIB family hydrolase translates to MKIQLIAVDMDGTFLNDNKQYDKARFTTQYAALKAQGIRFVVASGNQYYQLISFFPEIKDDIAFVAENGALVYDHGERIHHGELTREQYHQVITTLSAQGDFNYVVCGLESAYYQAGAPEAFISLMSKHYHRLKPVDDLFAIDDIIFKFSLNLPDDQIPALIENLHNELEGVVKPVTSGYGFVDLIIPGSHKASGLERLMARWEIGPEACVAVGDSANDLEMLRLAKYSFAMANAAAQVKETARYATGSNNDSGALEVIDAVLNGDSPFNR, encoded by the coding sequence ATGAAAATTCAGCTCATCGCAGTAGATATGGACGGCACCTTTCTTAACGATAATAAGCAGTATGATAAAGCGCGGTTCACCACGCAGTACGCCGCGCTAAAAGCGCAGGGGATCCGGTTTGTGGTAGCGAGCGGTAACCAGTATTACCAGCTCATCTCTTTCTTCCCCGAGATCAAAGACGACATCGCATTTGTCGCCGAAAACGGCGCGCTGGTGTACGACCACGGCGAACGTATTCATCACGGCGAACTGACCCGCGAGCAATATCATCAGGTCATCACCACACTCTCGGCGCAGGGGGATTTCAACTATGTGGTGTGCGGGCTTGAGAGCGCCTATTACCAGGCGGGCGCGCCGGAGGCGTTCATCAGCCTGATGTCCAAACACTATCATCGCCTGAAGCCGGTGGACGATCTGTTCGCTATTGATGACATCATTTTTAAATTCTCGCTCAACCTGCCCGATGATCAGATCCCGGCGCTGATTGAAAACCTGCATAACGAACTGGAAGGTGTTGTGAAGCCGGTTACCAGCGGCTATGGGTTTGTTGATCTCATCATTCCCGGCTCACACAAGGCGAGCGGTCTTGAACGTCTGATGGCGCGCTGGGAGATCGGGCCGGAGGCGTGCGTGGCGGTGGGCGACAGCGCTAACGATCTCGAAATGCTGCGTCTTGCGAAATATTCCTTTGCGATGGCTAACGCGGCGGCGCAAGTGAAAGAGACAGCGCGTTACGCGACGGGTTCTAACAACGACAGCGGCGCGCTTGAGGTGATTGACGCTGTACTCAACGGCGACAGCCCGTTTAACCGCTAA